From Microcystis aeruginosa NIES-2549, a single genomic window includes:
- the ltrA gene encoding group II intron reverse transcriptase/maturase, producing MSKAQEAEWIQVDWTNIQYTVSKLQSKIYEASLKGDKSSVVKYQKILINSFKAKLLAVRRVTQDNKGKRTAGIDGKKILNYEERIKLAENLKLDGKATPLRRVEIPKSNGKTRNLGIPTIEDRAKQALAKMALEPEWEAKFEPNSYGFRPGRGCHDAIDAIELQVRRKTKYVLDADISGCFDNIKHSAIIEKCNTFPVMETQIRAWLKSGVMVGDVFHQTEKGTPQGGVISPLLANIALHGLETHISTKFPCRKTRIGQTNGKMEEIGEARLIRYADDFVVLHAREETIKAVKIEVENWLKDLGLSLNPEKTRIGHTKEEYNGEKPGLDFLGFNIRTHDIGKYKSNKKGNGEPLMMLTKVKPSEKSVEQFINNIKEILNSGHDKAPIIMINQLSWLIRGWANYFKIGSHSWETFGRLEFHRLNKLYLNWGRKRFAKEGIGYISKKIFHQTSKSKYTFGWKIGDKKYTVPTLYDFPYTQHIKVKGNKSPYDGDWVYWTKRMADHPQAPKDITYGIKQQQGKCYICGQNLTVEDSLEIHHIDGNRENNKKTNKAIVHNYCHKSHHRMAVSLQEILDVA from the coding sequence ATGTCTAAGGCTCAAGAAGCAGAATGGATACAAGTGGATTGGACAAACATCCAATACACCGTATCAAAGTTACAATCCAAAATTTACGAAGCATCCCTAAAGGGTGACAAAAGTTCGGTTGTTAAATACCAGAAAATCCTAATTAACTCTTTCAAAGCTAAATTACTAGCCGTAAGAAGAGTGACACAGGATAACAAAGGTAAGAGAACGGCAGGAATAGACGGCAAGAAAATCCTCAATTACGAGGAAAGAATCAAACTAGCTGAAAACCTGAAACTAGATGGTAAGGCAACGCCACTGAGGAGAGTAGAAATACCCAAATCAAACGGAAAAACCAGAAATCTAGGAATCCCCACCATAGAGGATAGAGCCAAGCAAGCATTAGCGAAAATGGCACTAGAACCCGAATGGGAAGCTAAATTCGAGCCTAACAGCTACGGATTCAGACCAGGTAGAGGCTGTCATGATGCTATAGATGCCATCGAACTCCAAGTCCGTCGAAAAACCAAGTACGTCTTGGATGCGGATATCAGTGGCTGTTTTGATAACATCAAACACTCAGCGATAATCGAGAAATGCAATACTTTTCCAGTCATGGAAACCCAAATCAGAGCTTGGCTAAAAAGCGGAGTAATGGTGGGGGATGTATTTCATCAAACCGAAAAAGGCACACCACAGGGGGGAGTAATATCTCCGTTACTGGCAAACATAGCTTTACACGGTTTAGAAACTCACATTTCAACCAAATTCCCTTGTAGAAAGACCAGAATAGGTCAGACTAACGGAAAAATGGAGGAAATAGGGGAAGCTAGATTAATCAGATACGCTGATGACTTTGTTGTACTTCATGCCAGAGAAGAAACAATCAAAGCAGTCAAGATTGAGGTAGAGAACTGGCTAAAGGATTTGGGATTAAGCCTAAATCCTGAAAAAACCAGAATAGGTCATACTAAAGAGGAATACAACGGTGAAAAACCTGGACTTGACTTTTTGGGATTTAATATCAGAACCCATGATATAGGGAAATATAAATCCAATAAGAAAGGAAATGGGGAACCACTAATGATGTTAACTAAAGTTAAACCATCGGAGAAATCGGTGGAACAATTTATCAACAACATCAAAGAAATCCTCAATAGTGGACACGATAAAGCCCCGATAATAATGATTAACCAATTAAGCTGGTTAATCAGAGGATGGGCAAACTACTTCAAAATAGGAAGCCATTCATGGGAAACCTTTGGGCGACTAGAATTTCACAGGCTAAACAAGCTATACCTAAACTGGGGAAGGAAAAGATTCGCCAAAGAAGGAATAGGGTACATTAGTAAAAAAATATTCCACCAAACATCCAAATCCAAATACACTTTCGGATGGAAGATTGGAGACAAAAAATATACAGTACCTACCCTATACGATTTCCCATACACCCAACATATCAAGGTAAAAGGAAATAAAAGCCCTTACGACGGAGATTGGGTATATTGGACAAAAAGAATGGCAGACCATCCGCAAGCCCCAAAAGATATAACTTACGGGATAAAACAGCAGCAAGGTAAATGCTACATCTGTGGACAAAACCTAACTGTAGAAGATTCCCTAGAGATACATCATATAGACGGAAACAGGGAAAACAACAAAAAAACGAACAAGGCAATAGTGCATAACTACTGTCACAAGTCACACCATAGAATGGCGGTATCTCTCCAAGAGATATTGGATGTAGCTTGA
- a CDS encoding choice-of-anchor R domain-containing protein — MTKNQQILAKMGGGSLALLLSLGLGQQASATTLVSNLPPITSDPTTGSDITFNQWVRSSFKTGSISYGYTLNSVTLLFRELTANNSLFVRLHRDDAGDTGALITTFNNPSPITSTAANNNFSAPTPQTLAADTTYWLVAGISSNVSGGQYRWARTNSVNQGGELGWSIGDSSLFSINQGGTWSVDPAFKAFQFSVNGTVNTPPTPPTNIPEPGSAVALLGLGGLGLASRMKKLSTRA; from the coding sequence ATGACCAAAAACCAGCAAATTTTGGCGAAAATGGGGGGGGGTAGCCTTGCTCTCCTTCTTTCCTTGGGCTTAGGACAACAAGCTTCTGCCACCACCCTCGTTAGCAACCTACCTCCAATAACCTCAGATCCGACTACTGGAAGCGATATAACATTTAATCAATGGGTGCGTTCAAGTTTTAAAACTGGCAGTATTAGTTATGGTTATACTCTTAACTCGGTCACTCTTTTGTTCCGAGAACTGACTGCAAATAACTCGTTATTTGTGCGCCTCCATCGAGACGACGCTGGAGACACCGGTGCTCTGATAACCACTTTTAATAATCCTAGTCCCATTACTAGCACTGCCGCTAATAACAACTTTAGCGCTCCTACTCCGCAAACATTAGCCGCTGATACTACTTACTGGTTAGTTGCTGGGATTTCATCAAACGTCAGTGGGGGGCAATATCGATGGGCTAGAACTAACTCTGTTAACCAAGGAGGAGAGCTTGGCTGGTCGATTGGTGATAGTTCCCTTTTTAGTATTAATCAAGGAGGTACTTGGTCCGTTGATCCTGCATTTAAAGCTTTTCAATTCAGTGTTAACGGGACAGTAAACACTCCTCCTACTCCCCCTACTAATATTCCTGAACCGGGTTCCGCTGTTGCCTTGTTAGGACTAGGCGGATTGGGGTTAGCCTCTAGGATGAAAAAACTCTCTACTCGTGCTTAG
- a CDS encoding sulfite exporter TauE/SafE family protein, with protein sequence MADNYLILLITGVFSGLLAGLFGIGGGTISVAILLNLGYSYGESVATSSLAIVFTSLGGTIQNWRLGSLKWQRVLLLGLPGIFTAFIGVYLVKSSPKHLLEAAFGCFLLLNIYLTNLKQNLSQKEPVSALRLHPNLACLLTGGIAGFLAGIFGIGGGAIMVPLQMIFLAEKIKIAIVTSLGVVLLNSIAACFAHAQAGHILYQKFGLKPRRFMTAFPDL encoded by the coding sequence ATGGCAGACAATTACTTAATTTTACTGATAACAGGCGTTTTTTCGGGCTTATTAGCGGGTTTATTCGGTATTGGGGGTGGCACTATCTCCGTGGCGATCCTGTTAAATTTGGGCTACAGTTACGGAGAATCGGTGGCTACCAGCAGTTTAGCGATCGTTTTCACTTCCCTAGGGGGTACGATCCAAAATTGGCGATTAGGTTCCCTCAAATGGCAGCGAGTTCTCCTCTTAGGTTTACCCGGGATTTTTACGGCATTTATCGGGGTCTATCTGGTCAAATCTAGCCCCAAACACCTCCTAGAAGCGGCTTTTGGTTGTTTTTTACTGCTCAATATCTATTTAACCAATCTCAAGCAAAATTTAAGCCAAAAAGAGCCAGTTTCTGCCCTTAGATTGCATCCTAATCTAGCCTGTCTGCTAACCGGAGGAATCGCTGGATTTTTAGCCGGTATTTTCGGAATTGGCGGTGGGGCGATCATGGTGCCACTACAAATGATTTTTTTGGCAGAAAAGATCAAAATCGCCATTGTCACCAGTTTAGGTGTGGTTTTACTCAATTCGATCGCCGCCTGTTTCGCTCATGCCCAAGCCGGTCATATTCTTTATCAAAAATTTGGGTTAAAACCCCGTCGTTTTATGACGGCTTTTCCTGATCTTTGA
- a CDS encoding Uma2 family endonuclease encodes MQVQIEKRYYTPEEYCQLEETAEYKNEYLDGEIIPMTGATTNHNLIAGNFYKNFPAKINNEDYWTFMSDVRLWMPIYRFYTYPDVMVIKGKPLYEGKGTNTVTNALIIVEVLSKSTRDYDRTDKFKFYRSIPDFKEYILIDQYRYYVEQFYQQNNGEWLFKASESENDVLRFHSVDFQISLLDIYQRIDFNLSEE; translated from the coding sequence ATGCAAGTTCAAATCGAAAAACGGTATTATACACCCGAAGAATATTGTCAGCTAGAAGAAACAGCAGAATACAAAAATGAATATTTAGATGGAGAAATTATTCCTATGACGGGAGCAACTACTAATCATAATCTGATTGCTGGTAATTTTTATAAAAATTTTCCAGCTAAGATTAATAATGAAGATTATTGGACTTTCATGAGTGATGTACGGTTATGGATGCCAATATACCGCTTTTATACTTATCCTGATGTCATGGTAATTAAAGGCAAACCATTATATGAAGGAAAAGGCACAAATACTGTAACTAATGCGTTAATCATTGTCGAGGTTTTATCGAAATCAACTCGAGATTATGATCGCACTGATAAGTTTAAGTTTTATCGTTCAATTCCTGACTTTAAGGAATATATTTTGATTGATCAATACCGTTATTATGTGGAACAATTTTATCAACAAAATAATGGAGAATGGTTGTTTAAAGCATCTGAATCAGAGAATGATGTTTTAAGGTTTCACTCTGTGGATTTTCAAATCTCATTGCTGGATATTTATCAACGAATTGATTTTAACTTAAGTGAAGAATAA
- a CDS encoding pentapeptide repeat-containing protein, giving the protein MSSNALTDREHLIELYNRGERNFAEVRLSGVNLKRQCLNQINLSHSYLKRANLTEACLINANFKDASLEEVNLSKACLIDANLTKADLSGANLRQTNLSGAILSNTILKKADLSSACLIHSSLLFAQLFKANLEAANLTSATLTHAMAGKANLKRAILTRAILSSANLSHANLKEANLIRAYLYQANLENCQLQYADLSYADLRGADLRGADLRCANLEGANLTGANLNCSDFEGANLTGADLSKTDANKANFRQANLTGCNLLGANLASANLSGANLHQAGLLLSYLVGSNLKRANLKQANLIGAILTENNLLSASLEETILPNGSRGNLLS; this is encoded by the coding sequence CTGAGTAGTAATGCCTTAACCGATCGTGAACATCTAATCGAACTGTATAATCGAGGTGAACGCAACTTTGCCGAAGTCAGACTTAGCGGAGTCAATTTAAAGAGACAGTGTTTAAACCAGATTAACCTAAGTCATAGTTACTTAAAACGAGCCAATTTAACCGAAGCTTGTTTAATTAACGCTAATTTCAAGGACGCTTCCCTGGAAGAAGTTAATTTAAGCAAAGCTTGTCTTATCGATGCTAACCTAACTAAAGCCGATCTTTCTGGGGCAAATTTGCGCCAAACTAACCTAAGCGGCGCAATTTTGAGTAATACCATTCTCAAAAAGGCTGATTTAAGTTCTGCCTGTTTAATTCACAGTAGCTTACTTTTTGCCCAACTGTTCAAAGCAAATCTGGAAGCCGCTAATCTCACCTCAGCCACTTTAACCCATGCCATGGCGGGGAAAGCTAACCTAAAACGGGCTATTCTCACTCGTGCTATTCTTAGCTCTGCTAATCTTAGCCATGCTAACTTAAAAGAGGCTAACCTAATTCGAGCCTATCTCTATCAAGCTAATCTGGAAAACTGCCAGCTTCAATACGCCGACCTCAGCTATGCCGATTTACGCGGGGCGGATTTACGCGGGGCGGATTTACGTTGTGCTAACCTCGAAGGTGCTAATCTGACGGGAGCTAACCTCAATTGTAGTGATTTTGAGGGAGCTAACTTAACCGGAGCCGATTTAAGCAAAACTGACGCTAATAAAGCCAATTTTCGCCAGGCTAACTTAACCGGTTGTAATCTGCTCGGTGCTAATTTAGCCTCCGCTAACCTTTCCGGTGCTAATCTACACCAAGCGGGATTACTCTTGAGTTATTTAGTGGGAAGCAATCTTAAACGAGCTAATCTCAAACAAGCTAACTTAATTGGGGCGATTTTAACCGAAAATAATCTCCTTTCTGCTTCCCTCGAAGAGACTATTCTTCCTAACGGTAGTCGCGGCAATCTCCTTTCCTAA